A genome region from Deinococcus sp. KNUC1210 includes the following:
- a CDS encoding Lrp/AsnC family transcriptional regulator codes for MSLTFDRERLLDETGYALLTALQENARMPFSELGRRVNLSAPAVAERLRRMEDAGIVRGYRVLLSPAALGLRLQAYIRITVRYGLYDAFATQLLDMPEVLNADRVTGEDCYVLKVAVRDVEHLERVINAINRYGEPVTSIILSSKIEDRPLLPG; via the coding sequence ATGTCTCTGACCTTTGACCGTGAGCGCCTGCTGGACGAAACGGGCTACGCCCTGCTGACGGCTCTACAGGAGAATGCCCGGATGCCCTTCAGCGAGCTGGGCAGGCGCGTGAATCTGTCGGCTCCGGCAGTGGCCGAGCGGCTGCGGCGCATGGAGGACGCGGGAATCGTGCGCGGCTACCGGGTGCTGCTCAGCCCGGCAGCGCTGGGACTGCGCTTACAGGCCTACATCCGTATCACCGTGCGCTACGGCCTGTACGACGCCTTTGCCACGCAGCTCCTCGACATGCCAGAAGTGCTGAATGCCGACCGCGTGACGGGCGAGGACTGCTACGTCCTGAAGGTCGCAGTGCGCGATGTGGAGCATCTGGAGCGCGTCATCAATGCCATCAACCGCTACGGCGAGCCAGTCACCAGCATCATCCTGTCGTCCAAGATCGAAGACCGGCCCCTGCTGCCCGGCTGA
- a CDS encoding HIT family protein, protein MNDDWKHDRVGAARRGENPMVLARMPSGYACIGDTQFLPGYCVLNSDSGANHLSDLPLNERTQFLIDMSLLGEAIMQACAPLRVNYSIYGNADHYVHAHVTPRYAWENDSAVKLPHWRYPLDSWSRPELAYSDEQHGELRERIRAALVKLMAEAQGSAPERGAVHRPLG, encoded by the coding sequence GTGAACGACGACTGGAAACACGACAGAGTGGGCGCGGCCCGGCGCGGCGAGAATCCGATGGTGCTGGCCCGCATGCCCAGCGGATACGCCTGCATCGGTGACACGCAGTTTCTGCCCGGCTACTGCGTGCTGAATTCCGACAGCGGGGCCAACCACCTCAGCGACCTGCCACTGAACGAGCGCACGCAGTTTCTGATCGATATGAGCCTGCTGGGTGAGGCGATCATGCAGGCGTGTGCACCGCTGCGGGTCAACTATTCGATCTATGGAAACGCCGACCACTACGTTCATGCCCACGTCACGCCGCGCTACGCCTGGGAAAACGACAGCGCCGTCAAACTCCCGCACTGGCGCTATCCGCTCGACTCGTGGAGCCGCCCCGAACTGGCGTATTCCGACGAGCAGCACGGCGAACTGCGTGAGCGCATTCGGGCAGCGCTGGTGAAGCTGATGGCTGAAGCTCAAGGCTCAGCGCCGGAACGGGGAGCAGTGCACAGACCGCTGGGCTGA
- the yidD gene encoding membrane protein insertion efficiency factor YidD, with amino-acid sequence MSAPARLLIRAVRGYQRRLSPLKSAPTCRFTPTCSQYAAEALELHGAVRGSLLAAGRILRCNPLNPGGYDPVPPRRSPAVAPSSPQTAKERES; translated from the coding sequence GTGAGTGCGCCCGCTCGCCTGCTGATCCGGGCAGTGCGCGGCTATCAGCGCCGCCTGTCGCCGCTGAAGAGTGCGCCCACCTGCCGGTTTACGCCCACCTGTAGCCAGTACGCTGCCGAAGCTCTGGAACTGCACGGAGCGGTGCGGGGCAGCCTCCTCGCCGCTGGCCGAATCCTGCGCTGCAATCCGCTCAACCCCGGCGGGTACGACCCGGTGCCGCCGCGCCGTTCTCCGGCTGTTGCCCCTTCCTCTCCTCAGACTGCCAAAGAGCGTGAATCATGA
- a CDS encoding ABC transporter ATP-binding protein codes for MYSRPGSTSPSSSADRTAARPSRDFSQLRRLVQFARPYLPLLALGVVCTLVSSGLNLIFPGLFGKLIDASFLKVGSTDTGPLDRIVLSLLGIFALSAMFGAAQSYLLSTVGSSVVADMRRAVFSHLLTLSPRFFASHKTGDLTSRLTSDVSTVQAVVSTALAQLFSQSVTLIGGVALLFLTSSRLSVVTLAVIPIIIGTAILIGRRLRKAARQIQERIAAANADAEEAIVGVRVVQSFIAEDLERGRYGVGIAASLRAALHRNRLQALMAGVMSFLTFGALAVVLWYGGRQVMSGAITPGKLVSFLFYALQVGITVASLTGIFNQFQEALGASGRIFELLDERSDLPEVTDPKPLGSVQGRVTFKNVSFRYGDRGDTATLDQLNFEVQPGQLVALVGPSGAGKSTLVSLIPRFYDVSGGTLSIDGLDVRELSLHELRANVGLVPQETLLFSGTVEENILYGRPGASAEEVQNAARAANAHEFIASFPDGYATLVGEKGIKLSGGQRQRVAIARAILKNPRILLLDEATSALDSESEALVQDALERLMVGRTSFVIAHRLSTIRNAGRILVLEAGRVIQDGTHEQLMVSGGLYRDLYEMQFRREQEVVRG; via the coding sequence ATGTACTCCCGGCCCGGCTCCACTTCTCCCTCATCCTCCGCTGACCGCACAGCCGCTCGACCATCCCGTGACTTTTCACAGCTTCGCCGCCTGGTGCAGTTTGCGCGGCCCTATCTGCCGCTGCTGGCCCTGGGCGTCGTGTGTACCCTGGTTTCCAGCGGCCTGAACCTGATCTTTCCCGGACTCTTCGGCAAGCTGATCGACGCGTCGTTTCTGAAGGTCGGGAGCACCGACACCGGGCCGCTCGACCGTATCGTTCTGTCGCTGCTGGGCATTTTTGCGCTCTCAGCGATGTTTGGGGCGGCACAGAGCTATCTGCTGTCCACCGTGGGATCGTCGGTGGTGGCCGACATGCGCCGGGCGGTGTTCTCACATCTGCTGACGCTCAGCCCGCGCTTTTTTGCGTCTCACAAGACCGGCGACCTGACGAGCCGACTCACCAGCGATGTCAGCACGGTGCAGGCAGTGGTGAGCACTGCGCTGGCACAGCTGTTCAGCCAGAGCGTGACCCTGATCGGCGGCGTCGCCCTGCTGTTTTTGACCAGCAGCAGGCTGAGTGTGGTGACGCTGGCGGTGATACCGATCATCATCGGTACCGCCATCTTGATCGGGCGACGGCTCCGCAAGGCCGCCCGGCAGATTCAGGAGCGCATTGCCGCCGCCAACGCCGACGCCGAGGAAGCCATCGTGGGGGTGCGTGTCGTCCAGAGCTTCATTGCTGAGGATCTGGAGCGTGGGCGCTACGGCGTGGGAATCGCGGCTTCGTTGCGGGCAGCGCTGCACCGCAACCGGCTCCAGGCTCTCATGGCGGGTGTGATGAGCTTTCTGACCTTCGGGGCGCTGGCGGTGGTGCTGTGGTACGGCGGGCGACAGGTCATGAGCGGGGCGATCACGCCCGGCAAGCTGGTCAGTTTCCTGTTCTATGCGCTCCAGGTGGGCATCACGGTGGCGAGTCTGACCGGCATTTTCAACCAGTTTCAGGAAGCGCTGGGCGCGTCGGGCCGCATCTTTGAACTGCTCGACGAACGCAGCGACCTGCCGGAAGTGACCGACCCCAAGCCGCTGGGCAGCGTGCAGGGGCGCGTTACCTTCAAGAACGTGTCGTTTCGGTATGGCGACCGGGGCGACACCGCCACGCTCGATCAGCTGAATTTCGAGGTGCAGCCGGGGCAACTGGTGGCGCTGGTGGGGCCGAGCGGGGCAGGGAAGAGCACGCTCGTGAGCCTGATTCCACGTTTCTACGATGTGAGCGGCGGCACGCTGAGCATCGACGGTCTGGACGTGCGCGAACTGAGTCTGCACGAACTCCGCGCCAACGTCGGTCTGGTGCCGCAGGAAACGCTGCTCTTTTCGGGCACCGTCGAGGAGAACATCCTGTACGGACGCCCAGGCGCGAGCGCCGAGGAAGTGCAGAACGCGGCCCGCGCCGCCAACGCCCACGAATTCATCGCGAGCTTTCCCGACGGCTACGCGACGCTGGTGGGCGAAAAGGGGATCAAGCTGTCGGGCGGTCAGCGGCAGCGGGTGGCGATTGCCCGCGCCATTCTCAAAAACCCGCGCATTCTGCTGCTCGACGAGGCCACCAGTGCGCTCGACAGCGAATCGGAAGCGCTGGTACAGGACGCGCTGGAACGCCTGATGGTGGGCCGCACCAGTTTCGTGATCGCCCACCGCCTGAGCACCATCCGCAATGCCGGGCGCATTCTGGTGCTGGAGGCCGGGCGCGTCATTCAGGACGGCACGCACGAGCAGCTGATGGTGTCGGGCGGCCTGTACCGCGACCTGTACGAAATGCAGTTCCGGCGCGAACAGGAAGTGGTGAGGGGATAG
- a CDS encoding SPFH domain-containing protein: MTQNDPRPQEPGTPGSIARQVSIASVEQRAFGLPGVPALVIWLVLVVGTLWLLTAGNQPGLGVVLGAIAFFYLIGFFVVQPNQASVITLFGRYVGTERRNGFFWTNPLTSRKRLSLRIRNFNSERLKVNDAGGNPIEIAAVIVWRVVDTARASFDVEDYAQFVAIQAETALRHLASQFHYDEQDASLSDGKTQSLRGNPDEVAGALAVELAARLQHAGVEVLEARLSHLAYAPEIAGAMLQRQQAGAILAARRIIVQGAVSMVDMALRQLSEQNIVELDEERKAQMVSNLLVVLTSERGTQPVVNAGSLY; the protein is encoded by the coding sequence ATGACTCAGAACGATCCGCGTCCGCAGGAGCCGGGAACGCCCGGCAGTATCGCCCGTCAGGTCAGCATCGCCAGTGTCGAGCAGCGTGCATTCGGGTTGCCGGGTGTTCCAGCACTCGTCATCTGGCTGGTGCTGGTGGTTGGAACGCTGTGGCTGCTGACAGCGGGCAATCAGCCGGGGCTGGGCGTGGTGCTGGGGGCCATCGCCTTTTTCTATCTGATCGGCTTTTTTGTGGTGCAGCCCAATCAGGCGTCGGTCATCACGCTGTTCGGGCGCTATGTGGGTACCGAACGGCGCAACGGCTTTTTCTGGACGAATCCGCTGACCAGCCGCAAACGCCTGTCGCTGCGGATTCGCAACTTCAACAGCGAGCGGCTGAAGGTCAACGATGCGGGCGGCAATCCCATCGAGATCGCGGCTGTGATCGTGTGGCGCGTGGTCGATACGGCGCGGGCGAGTTTCGATGTCGAGGATTACGCGCAGTTCGTGGCGATTCAGGCCGAGACCGCGCTGCGCCATCTGGCGTCGCAGTTTCATTACGACGAGCAGGACGCCAGTCTGTCGGACGGCAAGACCCAGAGTCTGCGCGGCAATCCCGATGAGGTGGCCGGAGCGCTGGCCGTCGAACTGGCGGCGCGGCTGCAACACGCGGGCGTCGAGGTGCTGGAAGCGCGGCTGTCTCATCTGGCCTACGCCCCCGAGATCGCCGGAGCTATGCTTCAGCGCCAGCAGGCCGGAGCGATTCTGGCAGCACGCCGCATCATCGTGCAGGGCGCGGTCAGCATGGTCGATATGGCGCTGCGCCAGCTTTCCGAGCAGAACATCGTGGAACTCGACGAGGAACGCAAGGCCCAGATGGTCAGCAATCTGCTCGTGGTCCTGACGAGTGAGCGCGGCACGCAGCCGGTGGTCAATGCCGGAAGCCTTTACTGA
- the rpmH gene encoding 50S ribosomal protein L34 has protein sequence MKRTYQPNVRKRAKTHGFRIRMKTKSGQNIIQRRRAKGRHRLTV, from the coding sequence ATGAAGCGTACCTATCAGCCCAACGTCCGCAAGCGGGCCAAGACCCACGGCTTCCGCATCCGCATGAAGACCAAGAGCGGCCAGAACATCATTCAGCGTCGCCGCGCCAAGGGCCGTCACCGCCTGACCGTCTGA
- a CDS encoding aldose 1-epimerase, producing MQPVTIHNEHLSLDILPELGASVLNLSAASGRPVLRRVELTTVKTSSQCASFTLLPYSNRIRDARFSFEGREVQLRPTPGGSSIQHGDVRNRPWRVQRVSDTHLSCDFDSRAFSDVNWPWAFTARVEYLLHGPHLDISVVLTNADTSPMPAGMGLHPYFARWDGDTDPTLSFQAGGVYVADASSIPSAAAVPIPPELDFSVPRAVGAQALDQVYASWDGVARLSWNAGTGQPERALTITADSVYSHLVLFTAPDGSLALEPVTHATDAFNLAARGVHGTDMRVLASGQSVGGAVRLTLEGAW from the coding sequence ATGCAGCCCGTCACCATTCACAACGAGCACCTGAGCCTCGACATCCTGCCGGAACTCGGCGCAAGCGTGCTGAATCTGTCGGCAGCGTCGGGGCGGCCTGTCCTGCGCCGGGTCGAACTGACTACCGTCAAGACCAGCAGCCAGTGCGCCAGCTTTACGCTGCTGCCCTACAGCAACCGCATAAGGGACGCCCGCTTCAGCTTCGAAGGGCGAGAAGTTCAGCTTCGGCCCACGCCGGGCGGCAGCAGCATTCAGCACGGCGATGTTCGCAACCGGCCCTGGCGGGTACAGCGTGTGTCGGACACCCACCTGAGCTGCGACTTCGACAGCCGCGCCTTCAGCGACGTGAACTGGCCCTGGGCCTTTACCGCCCGCGTGGAATACCTGCTGCACGGACCGCATCTCGATATCTCGGTGGTGTTGACCAATGCCGATACGTCTCCGATGCCCGCCGGAATGGGGCTGCATCCGTATTTCGCCCGCTGGGACGGCGACACCGATCCCACCCTGAGTTTTCAGGCGGGGGGCGTGTATGTGGCCGACGCCAGCAGTATTCCCAGCGCTGCCGCCGTGCCGATTCCGCCCGAGCTGGATTTCTCGGTGCCGCGTGCCGTGGGCGCACAGGCGCTCGATCAGGTCTACGCCTCCTGGGACGGCGTGGCGCGGCTGAGCTGGAACGCTGGAACCGGCCAGCCGGAACGCGCCCTGACCATCACGGCCGACAGCGTGTATTCCCATCTGGTGCTGTTTACCGCCCCGGATGGCAGCCTGGCGCTCGAACCGGTCACGCACGCCACCGACGCCTTCAATCTGGCGGCGCGGGGCGTTCACGGCACCGATATGCGCGTGCTGGCAAGCGGGCAGAGCGTGGGTGGAGCGGTGCGCCTGACGCTGGAAGGAGCCTGGTAA
- the yedA gene encoding drug/metabolite exporter YedA has product MNASTATARASLPTLVVLALGTVYLIWGSTYFGIKIAIQSLPPLGMLGLRFLLGGGLLYIFLRLRGVPNPGRVQWGWSAVVGLLLLGGGTGLVTLAEKQASSSVAAMLIAISPLFASLFSNLWGERTSGREWLGIGVGLLGIVLLNLGELRATPLAALLLVLAPLCWTFGSALARRVTLPDGLMGAAAEMLTGGALLMLLSPLVHEQWRTPTAASLWALAYLVVFGSILAYSAYMYLVAHTRPALATSYAYVNPLVAVLLGIGLGANTSVASDGWRWA; this is encoded by the coding sequence ATGAATGCAAGCACCGCCACTGCCCGCGCCTCGCTGCCTACCCTGGTGGTGCTGGCACTCGGAACGGTCTACCTGATCTGGGGGAGCACATATTTCGGCATCAAGATCGCCATTCAGAGTCTGCCCCCGCTGGGTATGCTCGGACTGCGCTTTCTGCTGGGCGGCGGGCTGCTGTACATCTTCCTCAGGCTGCGCGGCGTGCCGAATCCCGGCCGGGTGCAGTGGGGCTGGAGCGCGGTGGTGGGACTGCTGCTGCTGGGCGGCGGCACCGGACTCGTCACACTGGCCGAAAAGCAGGCCAGCAGCAGTGTCGCGGCCATGCTGATCGCCATTTCTCCGCTGTTCGCGTCCCTCTTCTCGAACCTGTGGGGCGAGCGCACGAGTGGCCGTGAATGGCTGGGCATCGGGGTAGGGCTGCTGGGCATCGTGCTGCTGAATCTGGGTGAACTGCGGGCGACTCCGCTGGCGGCGCTGCTGCTGGTGCTCGCGCCGCTGTGCTGGACCTTTGGCAGTGCCCTGGCGCGGCGGGTGACGCTGCCAGACGGCCTGATGGGAGCCGCCGCCGAGATGCTGACAGGCGGAGCGCTGCTGATGCTGCTCAGCCCGCTGGTTCACGAGCAGTGGCGCACGCCCACCGCGGCGAGCCTGTGGGCGCTGGCATATCTGGTGGTGTTCGGCAGCATTCTGGCGTACAGCGCGTACATGTATCTGGTGGCCCACACCCGGCCCGCGCTGGCGACCAGTTACGCGTATGTCAATCCGCTGGTAGCGGTGCTGCTGGGCATCGGGCTGGGGGCGAACACCTCGGTAGCCTCGGATGGCTGGCGCTGGGCGTGA
- a CDS encoding antibiotic biosynthesis monooxygenase encodes MTAQLDPVSMVVRRRVRPGHEAAFEQLVSDLVRMLEQWPGHRGTGVIRPLPPSSEYLMVVRFDDVRLAAAWESSPQRLEWLARLEPHITGEVSIEQQPGLEFWFTPPGSPTLLQPRRWKMALVTVLALYPTSLLISLLIGPALVQLPLPLRSLLQALLIVPLMTYAVMPVATRVFRNWLKSG; translated from the coding sequence ATGACAGCTCAACTCGATCCGGTCAGCATGGTGGTGCGCCGCCGCGTCCGTCCCGGCCATGAGGCGGCGTTCGAACAGCTCGTCAGCGATCTGGTCCGCATGTTGGAGCAGTGGCCCGGCCACCGGGGAACCGGCGTGATCCGCCCGCTGCCTCCCTCCTCGGAATACCTGATGGTGGTGCGTTTCGACGATGTACGGCTGGCGGCGGCCTGGGAAAGTTCGCCGCAGCGCCTCGAATGGCTGGCACGGCTGGAACCGCATATCACCGGAGAGGTGAGCATCGAGCAGCAGCCGGGGCTGGAATTCTGGTTCACGCCGCCCGGCAGCCCGACGCTGTTGCAGCCGCGCCGCTGGAAGATGGCGCTCGTCACGGTTCTGGCGCTGTACCCCACCAGTCTGCTCATCTCGCTGCTGATCGGCCCGGCGCTGGTGCAGCTGCCGTTGCCGCTGCGTTCACTGCTTCAGGCGCTGCTGATCGTGCCGCTCATGACCTACGCGGTGATGCCAGTCGCCACGCGGGTCTTCAGGAACTGGCTGAAGAGCGGGTAG
- a CDS encoding ABC transporter permease, translating to MTGPAVTAVPTVRRLDGRWGVLVWPVLLLICLFTPVLPKILAPLSAGTPPTSDVPLWQLTLTHLELVLGAELIVLLIGVPLAIYVTRPGRLALMQLAEALTGLGQTVPTIAVLALAVPVLGFGTAPTMVGLIVYGLVPVVSNAVAGLLGVDQGVLDAARGMGMSPRQRLMRVELPLSLPVLWAGIRTSTVYNVSTATIGAALGAGGLGAPIINGLSQVNVGLVFLGAILAALLALSLDGLLSLMTPRR from the coding sequence ATGACCGGGCCAGCCGTCACGGCGGTTCCGACCGTGCGGCGCCTGGACGGGCGCTGGGGCGTGCTCGTCTGGCCGGTGCTGCTGCTGATCTGTCTCTTCACGCCGGTCCTGCCGAAGATCCTGGCTCCGCTGTCGGCAGGAACGCCGCCCACCAGCGATGTGCCGCTGTGGCAGCTCACGCTGACGCACCTTGAACTGGTGCTGGGAGCAGAACTCATCGTGCTGCTGATCGGCGTACCGCTGGCGATCTACGTGACCCGTCCGGGCAGACTGGCCCTGATGCAGCTCGCGGAAGCGCTGACCGGACTGGGTCAGACGGTGCCCACCATCGCCGTGCTCGCGCTGGCGGTACCGGTGCTGGGCTTCGGTACCGCCCCCACCATGGTCGGCCTGATCGTGTATGGTCTGGTGCCGGTCGTCAGCAACGCGGTGGCGGGTCTGCTGGGAGTCGATCAGGGTGTGCTCGACGCGGCACGCGGCATGGGGATGAGTCCCCGGCAACGCCTGATGCGCGTCGAACTGCCGCTGAGCCTTCCGGTGCTGTGGGCAGGCATTCGCACCAGCACCGTCTACAACGTCAGTACCGCCACCATCGGCGCGGCGCTGGGCGCGGGTGGACTGGGCGCACCGATCATCAACGGGCTGTCGCAGGTCAATGTCGGTCTGGTCTTTCTGGGTGCGATTCTGGCCGCACTGCTGGCCCTGAGTCTGGATGGTCTGCTGAGCCTGATGACACCGAGACGCTGA
- a CDS encoding ribonuclease P protein component: MALVSLTTDREFRKVRAHGQVIRHKYFQLRITDYRPRYGEVWQPRAIIGIVVPKKTLKHAVDRNRVRRRVHEALRTLPGLVPCRAIISPAALVLNAPFADLQAALGKALGSFDPKKARRPAGKAAGNSGRTTGVQNKVNQTAEPSSTSAAGEKP, from the coding sequence GTGGCGCTGGTTTCACTTACCACCGACCGCGAATTCCGCAAGGTTCGCGCCCACGGACAGGTGATCCGGCACAAGTATTTTCAGCTCCGCATTACCGACTATCGTCCTCGTTACGGTGAGGTGTGGCAGCCACGCGCCATCATCGGCATCGTGGTGCCCAAGAAGACTCTCAAACATGCGGTCGACCGCAACCGCGTGCGCCGCCGCGTCCACGAAGCGCTGCGAACGCTGCCGGGGCTGGTGCCGTGCCGTGCCATCATCAGCCCGGCAGCGCTGGTACTGAACGCGCCTTTCGCCGACCTTCAGGCGGCTCTCGGCAAGGCGCTGGGCAGCTTCGATCCGAAAAAGGCGCGGCGACCTGCTGGCAAGGCCGCCGGGAACTCTGGCCGGACAACAGGCGTACAGAACAAGGTGAACCAGACTGCCGAGCCTTCTTCCACGTCCGCAGCAGGGGAGAAGCCGTGA
- the rlmB gene encoding 23S rRNA (guanosine(2251)-2'-O)-methyltransferase RlmB, whose protein sequence is MLLYGRNPVLEALRAGLVQELLVARGVEEALVQELKTFDVRLKFAPRIELDQIAGTTDHQGVIADVEDLEWASVDDILDRAESKGEELLVILLDGITDPRNFGAIIRSAEVLGAHGVIVEERRSSPLTATVAKAAAGATSFLPVAQTKNLPRLIEQLKADGVWVYGAAGEAARPMQQLDYQRPLALVIGAEGEGMRRLVREKCDELVSIPIRGQIQSLNASVAAGILIQHALASREAGAKK, encoded by the coding sequence ATGTTGCTCTATGGAAGAAACCCCGTGTTGGAGGCGCTGCGTGCCGGACTGGTGCAGGAATTACTGGTGGCGCGAGGTGTCGAGGAAGCGCTGGTACAGGAACTCAAGACCTTTGATGTGAGACTGAAATTCGCGCCGCGCATCGAACTCGATCAGATTGCCGGAACCACCGACCATCAGGGCGTCATCGCCGATGTCGAGGATCTGGAATGGGCCAGCGTAGACGACATTCTCGACCGTGCCGAGAGCAAGGGCGAGGAACTGCTGGTGATTCTGCTCGACGGCATCACCGATCCGCGCAACTTCGGGGCCATCATCCGCAGCGCCGAGGTCCTGGGAGCACACGGCGTCATCGTCGAGGAACGGCGCAGCAGCCCGCTGACCGCGACGGTGGCAAAAGCGGCGGCGGGCGCGACCAGTTTTCTGCCGGTGGCCCAGACCAAGAACCTGCCCCGCCTCATCGAGCAGCTCAAAGCCGACGGTGTGTGGGTCTACGGCGCGGCAGGCGAGGCGGCCCGCCCCATGCAGCAGCTCGATTATCAGCGCCCGCTGGCCCTGGTGATCGGTGCGGAAGGCGAGGGCATGCGCCGTCTGGTGCGTGAGAAGTGCGACGAACTGGTCAGCATTCCGATCAGAGGCCAGATTCAGAGCCTGAACGCCTCGGTCGCGGCGGGCATCCTGATTCAGCACGCGCTGGCGAGCCGCGAGGCAGGGGCGAAGAAGTAA
- a CDS encoding DNA-3-methyladenine glycosylase, with product MPLPYSPEFFDRDPVRVARELLGSLLVRTLDDGRIMAGRIVEAEAYDCPRDPSCTAGRFHAVRSAELSLPPGTFLFWVAHTHPLLQVACREEGVSASVLLRALEPVEGIATMLEYRPVTAHLNLTSGPAKLVQALHITPDFRGQLVNGEHLALYPGERVPDEQITVTARVGIRAGQNLPWRFTETGNRWISGGKPSMELL from the coding sequence GTGCCCCTGCCCTATTCACCCGAATTTTTTGACCGCGACCCGGTGCGCGTGGCGCGGGAGCTTCTGGGATCGCTGCTCGTTCGCACGCTCGACGATGGGCGGATAATGGCAGGGCGAATCGTGGAGGCCGAAGCCTACGACTGCCCACGCGACCCCAGTTGCACGGCAGGGCGCTTTCACGCGGTCCGTTCGGCAGAGCTGAGCCTGCCGCCCGGCACATTTCTGTTCTGGGTCGCCCACACCCACCCGCTGCTTCAGGTGGCTTGCCGCGAGGAGGGCGTGTCTGCAAGCGTGCTGCTGCGGGCGCTGGAGCCGGTCGAGGGAATCGCCACCATGCTGGAATATCGCCCGGTCACGGCCCATCTCAACCTGACGAGCGGCCCGGCCAAACTGGTTCAGGCGCTGCACATCACGCCCGATTTTCGCGGGCAACTGGTGAACGGCGAACATCTGGCGCTGTATCCGGGCGAGCGCGTGCCCGACGAACAGATCACGGTCACGGCGCGGGTGGGTATTCGCGCAGGCCAGAACCTGCCGTGGCGGTTCACCGAAACGGGCAATCGCTGGATTTCCGGCGGCAAGCCCAGCATGGAGCTCCTGTGA
- a CDS encoding NADP-dependent oxidoreductase codes for MTSSSVSMTSREVQLAARPQGAPRPSDFHLADVTLPPLENGQLLVRNLYLTVDPYMRGRMNDVKSYTPPFALNAPMTGGAVGQVVESRAEGIEPGTLVLHDLGWRTAAVVEASKARTLPALPGVPLSAYLGVLGMPGLTAYAGLLKVAEFRAGDAVFVSGAAGAVGSAVGQIARLKGASRVIGSAGSADKVQHLTNDLHFDAAFNYKDGPVAAQLRQAAPDGIDVYFDNVGGEHLEAAISSMNVHGRAAICGMISQYNATEPNAAPRNLAQLIGKQLTLRGFLVSPYYSMFDQFVTEVGGWIASGQLRFEETVVDGIDAMPTAFMGMLEGQNTGKMIVRLGKAE; via the coding sequence ATGACATCCTCTTCAGTTTCCATGACCTCGCGTGAAGTGCAGCTCGCCGCCCGTCCACAGGGCGCACCCAGACCCTCGGATTTCCATCTGGCCGACGTGACGCTGCCGCCGCTGGAGAACGGACAGCTGCTGGTTCGCAACCTGTACCTGACGGTCGATCCGTACATGCGGGGCCGGATGAACGACGTGAAATCGTACACGCCGCCGTTTGCATTGAACGCCCCGATGACCGGGGGCGCGGTGGGGCAGGTTGTCGAGTCGCGTGCGGAAGGCATCGAACCCGGCACCCTGGTGCTGCACGATCTGGGCTGGCGCACGGCAGCCGTGGTCGAGGCGTCGAAGGCCAGAACGCTGCCTGCTCTGCCCGGCGTGCCGCTGAGCGCGTATCTGGGGGTGCTGGGCATGCCCGGCCTGACCGCCTACGCGGGCCTGCTGAAGGTGGCGGAATTCAGGGCGGGTGACGCGGTGTTCGTGTCGGGTGCGGCGGGTGCGGTGGGCAGCGCGGTGGGCCAGATCGCCCGGCTGAAGGGAGCCTCCCGCGTCATCGGCAGCGCGGGATCGGCAGACAAGGTGCAGCACCTGACGAACGACCTGCACTTCGACGCCGCCTTCAACTACAAAGACGGCCCGGTGGCGGCCCAGCTCCGTCAGGCCGCCCCAGACGGTATCGACGTGTATTTCGACAACGTGGGCGGCGAACATCTGGAGGCCGCCATCTCGTCGATGAACGTTCACGGACGCGCCGCCATCTGCGGCATGATCAGCCAGTACAACGCCACCGAGCCGAATGCCGCGCCGCGCAATCTGGCGCAGCTCATCGGCAAGCAGCTCACGCTGAGGGGCTTTCTGGTGTCGCCGTACTACAGCATGTTCGACCAGTTCGTCACCGAGGTGGGCGGCTGGATCGCCAGCGGGCAACTGCGCTTCGAGGAAACGGTGGTGGACGGCATCGACGCCATGCCGACCGCCTTCATGGGCATGCTGGAAGGACAGAACACCGGCAAGATGATCGTGCGGCTGGGCAAAGCGGAGTAA